A stretch of the Clostridium fungisolvens genome encodes the following:
- a CDS encoding ABC transporter permease: MKRLAKVYMPFLKCSIQRFVAYRANVYMFILGNIIATFVVYYLWKAIFANSPQGVMYGFTAAEMALYVFMSRITAGILDNNATYFVGGEVRDGSIAMSLIKPINFMGRVLFQCFGGTAAFLIFAAVPLWVILLIVRYITIGELPPDIMTLGLYLISCILAYFVLFFFNYCVGLLAFTFTNLWGISQIQAAVIEFCSGSLIPLVFFPHWFQNVLKFVPFSSMNYTPIMIYLGKIKGYEILSSLLVQVVWIVLLALLSTFMWNRSMKKLTILGG, encoded by the coding sequence ATGAAAAGGTTAGCAAAAGTCTATATGCCTTTCTTAAAATGTTCTATTCAAAGATTTGTAGCCTATAGAGCAAATGTGTACATGTTCATATTAGGAAATATAATAGCGACCTTTGTAGTTTATTATCTTTGGAAAGCTATCTTTGCTAATTCTCCTCAAGGAGTTATGTATGGTTTTACAGCTGCTGAGATGGCTTTATATGTATTTATGAGTAGGATAACAGCTGGAATATTAGATAATAATGCAACTTATTTTGTAGGAGGAGAAGTTAGGGACGGATCCATAGCTATGTCGTTAATCAAGCCTATAAATTTCATGGGAAGAGTGCTTTTTCAATGCTTTGGAGGAACAGCAGCTTTTCTAATATTTGCAGCTGTACCTTTATGGGTAATATTGTTGATTGTGAGATATATAACTATTGGAGAGCTTCCACCGGATATAATGACTTTAGGATTATATTTAATTAGTTGCATATTAGCATATTTTGTTCTCTTTTTCTTTAACTATTGCGTTGGGTTACTGGCCTTTACTTTTACAAATCTGTGGGGTATCTCTCAAATACAAGCAGCAGTTATTGAATTTTGCTCAGGGTCTCTAATACCATTAGTGTTTTTTCCACACTGGTTTCAGAATGTATTGAAGTTTGTACCTTTTTCATCGATGAATTATACTCCCATAATGATATATCTAGGAAAGATAAAAGGCTATGAAATCCTAAGTAGTTTATTAGTTCAAGTGGTTTGGATAGTTCTACTTGCTCTCTTAAGCACTTTCATGTGGAATAGATCAATGAAGAAACTAACCATACTTGGAGGTTGA
- a CDS encoding ABC transporter permease, which produces MRYVKLYKKFLIQYLKSLMEYKVDFFFGLFGFFLIQASGIAFINLVFNNIPTLNGWSYYDMLFIYGFAQLPRGIDHLIMDNIWIFARDMVIQGTFDRYLVRPINPFFQMISERFQPDAFGEIIVGIVILAISVPKINISISILNILIFIILVFAGSVIYTSIKLFFASFAFWIKNSINLVFMVYNISTFAKYPISIYPRAISIVVQFIVPFAFTAFVPAEYMLGKVSFVYGVGGTILCAGVAWILAYGLWNRGIKSYESSGS; this is translated from the coding sequence ATGAGATATGTTAAGCTTTATAAAAAGTTTTTAATCCAATATTTAAAGAGCCTAATGGAATATAAAGTGGATTTTTTCTTTGGGTTGTTCGGATTTTTCTTAATCCAAGCCTCTGGTATAGCTTTTATTAACCTAGTATTTAACAATATCCCAACCCTGAATGGGTGGAGTTATTATGATATGTTATTTATCTACGGATTTGCACAGTTACCTAGAGGGATAGATCATTTAATTATGGATAACATTTGGATTTTTGCAAGAGATATGGTGATTCAAGGAACATTTGATAGATATTTAGTAAGACCGATAAACCCATTTTTTCAAATGATATCTGAGAGATTTCAACCTGATGCCTTTGGAGAAATTATTGTAGGAATAGTGATTTTAGCTATTTCAGTACCTAAGATAAATATCTCTATATCTATATTGAATATACTAATTTTCATAATATTAGTATTTGCTGGATCGGTAATCTATACCTCCATAAAGTTGTTTTTTGCATCCTTTGCTTTTTGGATTAAAAATTCTATAAACCTTGTTTTTATGGTTTATAACATCAGTACTTTTGCAAAATATCCAATAAGTATTTATCCAAGGGCAATAAGTATTGTAGTTCAGTTTATTGTTCCTTTTGCTTTTACCGCATTTGTTCCTGCAGAATATATGTTAGGTAAGGTCAGTTTTGTTTATGGAGTAGGAGGAACCATACTTTGTGCAGGCGTGGCCTGGATACTTGCATATGGACTCTGGAATCGAGGAATTAAGAGTTATGAGAGTTCAGGAAGTTAG
- a CDS encoding TetR/AcrR family transcriptional regulator: protein MGINTNAKAKFIETSCRLFEIKGYHATGLNEILKESGAPKGSFYYHFPNGKEELALESIKFARDKITKNLKKSLDRFNNPIEGITANIIGLAEILENEKKLRDMSISLLALEIYDTSEILREACEQTFSSIEDIYFEKLTEYGVDKDRAKEIATLILSLTEGAIILSLTRKNGEALRTAAKQIKTLIKV, encoded by the coding sequence ATGGGAATTAATACAAATGCAAAAGCTAAATTTATAGAGACGTCATGTAGACTTTTTGAAATAAAAGGATATCATGCAACTGGATTAAATGAAATACTTAAGGAAAGCGGAGCTCCAAAAGGTTCTTTCTATTATCATTTTCCAAATGGAAAAGAAGAGCTTGCTTTAGAATCAATTAAATTTGCACGTGATAAGATAACTAAGAACTTAAAAAAATCCTTAGATAGATTCAATAACCCAATTGAAGGTATTACAGCTAATATCATAGGTTTAGCTGAAATATTAGAAAACGAGAAGAAGCTAAGAGATATGTCAATAAGTTTATTAGCTTTAGAAATCTATGATACAAGTGAAATTTTACGTGAAGCCTGTGAACAAACCTTTTCTTCTATAGAAGATATATATTTTGAGAAACTTACAGAGTATGGTGTAGATAAAGATAGAGCTAAAGAAATAGCAACGCTTATTTTATCATTGACAGAAGGAGCTATAATCCTTAGTTTAACTAGAAAAAATGGTGAAGCTTTGAGAACAGCAGCTAAGCAAATTAAAACACTAATAAAAGTATAA
- a CDS encoding DHA2 family efflux MFS transporter permease subunit: MEAKNKVNTAKKVNSTAIIAVLVLSAFIATFNETILNVALSGIMKEMGVNAGTVQWIITAYMIVTSVMVPVTAFLIQSFKTKNLFLSALGLLLVGTILAVFSKSFSMLLISRMIQASGTGMMIPIMMNTVLLVAPKEKIGASMAICVSAISLGPAFGPTVSGIILQYFSWHVLFITLIPVIMLVMIAGSLILVNIAELTNPKLDIISVMLSTLGLGAIIYGISSISGSDIKIALASFILGLIATTIFVKRQLILDEPMLNLSPFKYPKFVIGVLLVMVSMMVMFTMNVMLPMYLEGSLGKTSFVAALSLLPAVIFNGIATPIGGKLYDKIGVKRLVPMGIAIIAIFTLMLSFSTDETSLVRVVITYICLCIGVGFTMSPSQTHSLNQLPKKYYPDGVAIVNTLQQVSAAIGSSLFIGIMSAVQVKTLALGNGTNEAAVAKGFSTAALVAFGIVIAGLVLSVSFGETKKKAQEEIKAA, encoded by the coding sequence ATGGAAGCAAAAAACAAAGTTAATACTGCAAAAAAGGTGAATTCAACAGCAATCATAGCAGTACTAGTACTAAGTGCATTTATTGCAACATTTAATGAAACTATATTAAATGTTGCGTTATCGGGAATCATGAAAGAAATGGGAGTTAATGCAGGAACAGTTCAGTGGATAATTACAGCATATATGATAGTTACATCTGTAATGGTGCCTGTTACTGCTTTTCTAATACAAAGCTTTAAGACTAAAAACTTATTTTTAAGTGCATTAGGGCTATTGCTTGTAGGAACTATATTAGCAGTATTTTCTAAATCTTTTAGTATGCTATTAATATCAAGGATGATTCAAGCATCTGGAACAGGAATGATGATTCCAATTATGATGAATACAGTATTATTAGTGGCGCCAAAAGAGAAAATTGGGGCATCAATGGCTATATGTGTTTCAGCCATATCACTTGGGCCTGCGTTTGGACCAACAGTATCAGGAATAATATTACAGTACTTTAGTTGGCATGTTTTATTTATTACTTTAATTCCAGTCATAATGTTAGTTATGATTGCTGGAAGCCTAATCTTAGTAAATATTGCGGAGCTTACAAATCCAAAGTTAGATATTATATCAGTCATGTTATCTACTTTAGGCCTTGGGGCTATAATATATGGAATAAGCAGTATTAGTGGTAGTGATATTAAAATTGCTTTAGCAAGCTTCATACTGGGACTTATTGCAACTACAATTTTCGTAAAGCGACAACTTATTCTAGACGAGCCTATGCTTAATCTATCCCCGTTTAAGTATCCTAAGTTTGTAATAGGTGTATTATTAGTTATGGTGTCTATGATGGTTATGTTCACTATGAATGTAATGTTACCCATGTATTTAGAAGGATCTCTTGGAAAAACAAGTTTTGTTGCAGCTCTTTCACTATTACCAGCTGTAATCTTTAACGGAATAGCAACGCCAATAGGTGGGAAATTATATGATAAGATTGGTGTGAAGCGTTTAGTACCTATGGGGATAGCTATAATAGCTATATTTACACTTATGCTATCTTTTTCTACTGACGAAACATCATTGGTTAGAGTTGTAATAACATATATATGTTTGTGCATAGGAGTAGGTTTCACTATGTCACCTTCTCAAACACATTCCTTAAATCAATTGCCTAAGAAATATTATCCTGATGGAGTTGCAATAGTGAATACACTTCAGCAAGTTTCAGCTGCCATTGGATCTTCACTTTTCATTGGAATAATGTCAGCAGTTCAAGTTAAGACTTTAGCCTTAGGCAATGGGACAAATGAAGCGGCAGTGGCAAAAGGTTTTTCAACTGCAGCTTTAGTAGCCTTTGGTATTGTAATAGCAGGTCTTGTTTTATCCGTTTCTTTTGGAGAAACTAAGAAAAAAGCTCAAGAAGAAATAAAAGCTGCATAA
- a CDS encoding SAM-dependent methyltransferase codes for MRNFIKTESYYKRYGKFFEENKMLGPNAMWLIEILCEKMDLKPDMRVLDMGCGMGLTSIFLAKEFGVTVFANDLWINPTDNYHRFVEMGVEDKVFPIRAEAHSLPYAEEYFDAAISIDAYHYFGTDEIYFPNYYSKLVKKGGQFGIVSPGLTREFTNGLPEKMKEFWEPDMYCFHSASWWKELWSKTGIVDVTYAETIEDGKELWRSTADFDLHDADIENYLTLIAMTAIKK; via the coding sequence ATGAGAAATTTTATAAAAACTGAAAGCTATTATAAAAGGTATGGAAAGTTTTTTGAAGAAAACAAAATGCTTGGACCAAATGCAATGTGGTTAATAGAGATTCTTTGTGAAAAGATGGATTTAAAACCTGATATGCGTGTATTAGATATGGGTTGCGGAATGGGATTAACTTCAATATTTCTTGCTAAGGAATTTGGGGTAACTGTATTTGCAAATGATCTATGGATAAATCCAACTGATAATTATCATCGTTTTGTGGAGATGGGGGTAGAAGATAAAGTATTCCCAATTCGAGCAGAGGCTCATTCGTTGCCTTATGCTGAAGAATATTTTGATGCTGCTATTAGTATTGATGCATACCACTATTTTGGAACTGATGAAATTTATTTTCCTAATTATTATTCAAAGTTAGTAAAGAAAGGTGGGCAATTTGGAATTGTGAGCCCTGGGCTTACAAGAGAATTCACAAATGGTCTACCTGAGAAAATGAAAGAGTTTTGGGAACCAGATATGTATTGTTTCCACAGTGCTAGCTGGTGGAAGGAATTATGGAGTAAGACTGGTATTGTTGATGTGACTTATGCAGAGACAATAGAAGATGGAAAAGAGTTATGGAGATCCACTGCTGATTTTGATCTTCATGATGCTGATATAGAAAATTATCTAACACTTATAGCAATGACTGCAATTAAAAAATAA
- a CDS encoding preprotein translocase subunit SecA gives MLKKAIMNNYKSIVEAIKRVDYRSLSNEELLSRSKKLRELASNGKIASELLVDGFALVKEAVKRTLGLDVYDVQLLAAVALSERKLIEMQTGEGKTLTAVFPAYLLSILKKGVHILTFNDYLAKRDALWMKPIYEALGVTVGFIQENMSVNEKKEAYACDITYVTAKEAGFDYLRDSICYSKEDLIHRPFYFAIIDEADSILIDEARVPLVIASSSDEKELNLRKVREAVATLNPSYDYTTDEYSINVYLTDSGIDHIEEYLGCGNLYAEENFDLLRKVNSALYADVLLEKDIDYIVRDGKIEMVDEFTGRVAKNRHWPDGLQGALETKENLDVQSKGRIITQITLQHFIGLYEGVAGMTGTAVDAEYELYDVYGMEIAVIPSNRKSIRKDLPNYVFTHKEAKYKALVMEIKKVHLTGQPILIGTSSVKESSDLADKLLSSGVNCQVLNAKNDELEAKIIERAGVLGAVTVSTNMAGRGIDILLGGPEGVEREKIKELGGLYVIGINLHESLRIDKQLKGRSGRQGDPGITRFFVSLEDDLIVKYGIQNIIPERRMPKQMNEPLSKPIFNYKINQVQRIVQGKNSDLRRELYKFSFILNDQRQCMYNNRIEIINGEFNDEILHKDFSILYEKLKLKYTYSEIEQFKRNLRLFHIDKGWADYLDKIANLKEGIHLNILGGKNPLTVFNLTLVEEFEVLQQEIEESIKNDYIKLQNSEITFEEINERNKPPLSTWTYFVNDNSLDGILGIGMLAIVAVVEVGKLLGNKSLKKHFSALMFDIEGVYYKLFNKDI, from the coding sequence ATGCTTAAAAAAGCTATTATGAATAATTATAAAAGTATAGTAGAAGCAATTAAAAGGGTTGACTATAGATCTTTAAGTAATGAGGAATTATTAAGTAGGTCAAAAAAGTTAAGGGAGCTAGCGTCTAACGGAAAGATAGCTAGTGAACTTCTTGTAGATGGTTTTGCACTAGTGAAAGAGGCTGTAAAAAGAACTTTAGGTCTTGACGTTTATGATGTGCAGTTACTAGCAGCTGTAGCACTTAGCGAAAGAAAGTTAATTGAAATGCAGACAGGTGAAGGAAAAACACTTACAGCTGTGTTTCCAGCATATCTACTGAGTATTTTAAAAAAAGGGGTACATATACTTACCTTCAATGACTATTTAGCAAAGAGAGATGCCCTTTGGATGAAACCAATATATGAAGCATTAGGAGTAACCGTTGGATTTATTCAAGAAAATATGAGTGTAAATGAAAAGAAGGAAGCTTATGCTTGTGACATAACATATGTTACGGCAAAGGAAGCAGGGTTTGACTATCTTAGGGATTCCATTTGCTACAGTAAAGAAGATTTAATACATAGACCTTTTTACTTCGCAATTATAGATGAAGCTGATTCAATATTAATAGATGAAGCAAGAGTTCCACTTGTAATAGCTTCTAGTTCAGATGAAAAAGAGTTAAATCTTAGAAAAGTTAGAGAAGCTGTAGCAACATTAAATCCTTCATATGATTACACTACTGATGAGTATTCGATAAATGTGTATTTAACAGATAGTGGTATAGATCATATTGAGGAGTATCTTGGATGTGGAAACCTGTATGCTGAAGAAAACTTCGATTTATTAAGAAAAGTAAATAGTGCTCTTTATGCTGATGTGCTTTTAGAGAAGGATATAGATTATATTGTAAGAGATGGCAAGATTGAAATGGTAGATGAGTTTACAGGGCGAGTTGCAAAGAACAGGCATTGGCCGGATGGACTTCAAGGGGCATTAGAAACTAAGGAAAACTTAGATGTGCAGTCAAAAGGGAGAATTATAACGCAAATAACTCTGCAACATTTTATTGGGTTGTATGAAGGTGTAGCTGGTATGACAGGAACTGCTGTTGATGCAGAATATGAGCTATATGATGTTTATGGCATGGAGATTGCAGTAATACCATCTAATCGTAAATCTATCAGAAAAGATCTACCAAATTATGTGTTTACACATAAGGAAGCAAAATACAAAGCATTGGTTATGGAAATAAAAAAAGTACATTTGACTGGTCAACCTATCCTAATAGGAACTAGCAGTGTAAAAGAGTCTTCAGATTTAGCAGATAAACTATTAAGTAGTGGAGTTAACTGCCAAGTACTAAATGCCAAAAATGATGAGTTAGAGGCGAAGATAATTGAAAGAGCAGGGGTTTTGGGAGCTGTTACTGTTTCAACTAATATGGCTGGACGAGGAATTGATATATTACTTGGTGGTCCTGAAGGAGTAGAAAGAGAAAAAATTAAAGAGTTAGGTGGCCTATACGTTATTGGAATAAATCTTCATGAGAGTCTGCGAATTGATAAACAGTTAAAAGGAAGATCTGGGAGACAAGGTGATCCAGGGATAACAAGATTCTTTGTAAGTCTTGAAGATGATCTTATTGTAAAGTATGGAATACAGAATATTATTCCAGAAAGAAGAATGCCAAAACAAATGAATGAGCCATTATCAAAGCCTATATTCAACTATAAAATAAACCAAGTGCAGAGGATTGTTCAAGGAAAGAACTCCGATTTAAGACGAGAATTATATAAGTTCTCCTTTATATTAAACGATCAAAGACAATGCATGTACAATAACCGTATAGAAATAATTAATGGTGAATTTAACGATGAGATTTTGCATAAAGATTTTTCAATCTTATACGAGAAGTTAAAACTAAAATATACTTATTCTGAGATTGAACAATTTAAAAGAAATCTAAGATTATTTCATATTGATAAAGGCTGGGCAGATTATCTTGATAAAATCGCTAATCTTAAAGAAGGAATTCATCTTAATATCTTAGGTGGTAAAAATCCATTAACAGTGTTTAATTTAACTTTAGTGGAAGAGTTTGAAGTGCTACAGCAGGAAATAGAAGAGTCTATAAAGAATGATTATATAAAACTTCAAAATTCAGAAATTACCTTTGAAGAAATTAATGAGAGGAATAAACCGCCGCTTTCTACTTGGACGTATTTTGTGAATGATAACTCCCTTGATGGCATTCTGGGAATCGGGATGTTAGCAATAGTTGCAGTGGTGGAAGTGGGGAAACTATTAGGTAACAAAAGTTTAAAGAAACATTTTTCTGCATTGATGTTTGATATAGAAGGAGTGTATTATAAGCTTTTTAATAAAGATATATAA
- a CDS encoding aminoglycoside phosphotransferase family protein has protein sequence MELKNIIGIGNTATVYEWEDDKVLKLFHKGYSKYAIEREFHNAKSIENMSFEKPKAYEIIDFEEQLGIVYDKAEGESLLHWVLKTGDVKQCAITMARLHKKMGQNNISDVPNYKDFLREEILDISSSKTIEQQKALRILDILPEGNAFCHGDFHPDNILISGDRAVVIDFMNVCHGDFLYDVARTVFLVEYTPVPTDAENREQLLEFKKALADLYLNEMEVTREMIQDYLLVIIEARKGECPNG, from the coding sequence GTGGAGCTTAAGAATATAATTGGTATAGGAAACACTGCTACTGTATATGAATGGGAAGATGATAAAGTCCTTAAACTTTTTCATAAAGGATATTCTAAGTATGCTATAGAAAGAGAATTTCATAATGCAAAGTCTATAGAAAACATGAGTTTTGAAAAACCAAAGGCTTATGAAATCATAGATTTTGAAGAGCAGTTAGGCATTGTATATGATAAAGCAGAGGGTGAATCACTTCTACATTGGGTTTTAAAGACCGGAGATGTGAAGCAGTGTGCAATAACTATGGCAAGGCTGCATAAGAAAATGGGGCAAAATAATATTAGTGATGTACCTAACTACAAAGATTTTTTAAGAGAAGAAATATTAGATATATCTTCATCAAAAACAATAGAGCAGCAAAAAGCTTTGAGGATATTAGACATCCTTCCAGAAGGGAATGCATTTTGTCATGGAGACTTCCATCCAGATAATATACTAATATCAGGTGATCGTGCGGTTGTTATAGATTTTATGAATGTATGTCATGGAGACTTTTTGTATGATGTAGCAAGAACAGTATTTTTAGTGGAATACACACCTGTTCCAACTGATGCTGAGAATAGAGAACAGCTTCTAGAATTCAAAAAAGCTTTAGCGGATTTATATTTAAATGAAATGGAAGTTACAAGAGAAATGATACAGGATTATTTATTAGTGATTATTGAAGCAAGAAAGGGAGAATGTCCAAACGGATAA
- a CDS encoding inorganic pyrophosphatase — translation MNSYDILGKMVTVTVDRPLGTYHPRHKSIYYTVNYGYVEGIIAGDGADQDAYILGVDEPVKSFTGKVIAVVHRLDDVEDKWIVVPEDIILKEEDIKNAVNFQEQFFTTKYFCLYK, via the coding sequence ATGAATAGCTATGATATTTTAGGGAAGATGGTTACAGTTACAGTTGATAGGCCACTAGGCACGTATCATCCTAGACACAAAAGTATTTACTATACCGTAAACTATGGGTATGTAGAAGGAATCATTGCTGGCGATGGGGCAGACCAGGATGCTTATATATTAGGGGTTGACGAACCAGTAAAGAGTTTTACTGGAAAAGTAATAGCAGTAGTGCATAGATTAGATGATGTGGAAGATAAGTGGATTGTAGTTCCTGAGGATATTATTTTAAAAGAAGAAGATATTAAGAATGCAGTGAATTTCCAGGAACAGTTTTTCACTACAAAGTATTTTTGTTTGTACAAGTAA
- a CDS encoding site-2 protease family protein produces MDFLLLIFSVFIFLVICSAVHELGHILVGLKSGFKFYLLIVGPFGLRRKEDDKVQFFIEKDPLLWGGVGATMPQREDIANFKKFGYVLLGGPIFSITIGTIFLPLGITINNIYLSLFGAMSLGMGVSCLIPARNGAFYTDGGRWLRMHKDAETREVELAIWNLNQYAIVHGNYKEASFDDIVALINDKDLRANYLGHYYAYNFYKDNDDSENMEMEKLELENLKGQVPKQVVKMFSIK; encoded by the coding sequence ATGGATTTTTTGCTTTTAATTTTCAGTGTGTTTATTTTTTTAGTAATTTGTAGTGCGGTTCACGAGTTAGGGCATATACTTGTGGGGTTAAAGTCAGGATTCAAGTTTTATCTACTTATAGTTGGTCCTTTTGGATTAAGGCGAAAGGAAGATGATAAGGTACAGTTCTTTATTGAGAAAGATCCTTTGCTCTGGGGAGGAGTAGGGGCAACTATGCCTCAGAGAGAAGATATAGCTAATTTTAAAAAGTTTGGATATGTACTTTTAGGTGGACCAATATTCTCTATAACGATTGGAACGATATTTTTACCTCTAGGAATTACTATAAATAATATATATCTTTCACTTTTTGGTGCTATGTCTTTAGGTATGGGAGTTTCCTGTTTGATTCCTGCTAGAAACGGCGCTTTCTATACTGATGGCGGAAGATGGTTAAGGATGCATAAGGATGCAGAGACTAGAGAAGTTGAGCTTGCTATATGGAATCTAAATCAATATGCTATTGTACATGGTAACTATAAAGAAGCAAGTTTTGATGACATCGTTGCACTAATAAATGATAAAGACTTAAGAGCTAATTACTTAGGTCATTACTATGCTTATAATTTCTATAAAGACAATGATGATTCTGAAAATATGGAAATGGAAAAATTAGAATTAGAGAATTTAAAAGGGCAAGTTCCTAAGCAAGTAGTAAAAATGTTTTCTATAAAATAG
- a CDS encoding GNAT family N-acetyltransferase: MKIIKKTPTDPDAILLMDELSKTLESITGDSGKNSFDPKDVCVPRSLFLIAYGEGEEPLGCGAIRPIDANIAEVKRMFAKAKTKGVGTKILLTLESEALKLGYSTLWLETRVINRAAVSFYKKRGYIQIPNYGKYINNPNAICFEKKLL, translated from the coding sequence ATGAAAATTATTAAAAAAACTCCTACAGACCCAGACGCTATTCTCTTAATGGATGAGTTATCAAAAACGTTAGAATCAATAACAGGTGACAGTGGGAAAAATTCTTTTGATCCAAAAGATGTCTGTGTCCCACGTTCTTTGTTTCTAATTGCATATGGCGAAGGCGAAGAACCATTAGGCTGCGGTGCTATACGCCCTATTGATGCTAATATAGCTGAAGTTAAAAGAATGTTTGCTAAAGCTAAAACAAAAGGTGTTGGAACGAAAATTCTTCTAACTCTAGAATCTGAAGCATTAAAACTAGGTTATTCAACCCTATGGCTTGAGACTAGAGTAATAAACAGAGCTGCAGTATCTTTCTATAAAAAGAGAGGTTATATTCAGATTCCAAACTACGGCAAATATATAAATAATCCTAATGCAATTTGTTTTGAGAAGAAATTACTTTAA
- a CDS encoding nitroreductase family protein, translating into MDFAFSEPSIDYWIQECSAATENILLAAAGLGLGSIWIGLYPLPSKIKPVRKILNIPEHVIPLGAVYVGYAGEIKEPRTQYNEKVVYWQQYDPARKHRARHKNMKKL; encoded by the coding sequence ATGGACTTTGCTTTTTCTGAACCAAGCATAGATTATTGGATACAAGAATGCAGCGCAGCCACGGAAAATATTCTATTAGCTGCAGCTGGTTTAGGGCTAGGTTCTATATGGATTGGCCTTTATCCTTTGCCAAGTAAGATCAAACCTGTTCGTAAGATTCTAAACATACCAGAACATGTTATTCCTCTAGGGGCTGTTTATGTGGGTTACGCTGGAGAGATAAAGGAGCCAAGAACTCAATATAATGAAAAAGTAGTATATTGGCAGCAGTACGACCCAGCAAGAAAACATAGAGCAAGACATAAAAATATGAAAAAGTTATAA